The DNA segment TCTCTTCTCCTCGAAGTGACTTGCGTAATACTCGAATGTCTCTTAAGGGCAAAATGAAGATTCACTTTTAATGATCTTGGAATTAAATTCTGTGCTGGAGTCTATTTAGCGCCCAAAATAGCGAGTGATTTGAACGTAAGGCGAAATTTATTCTGTTTAAGGAGTGATTTACATTATATCTGAGCGGAGTCATCTCTTTTAGCGGAGTTTCAAACCCTTTTATGATGCTAATTTTACTCCGAAATCAACTTAAAATGGGACTAAAGCCGCAagaataaaaacttaaaataaaacgCCCAGGACGTTCCGTAGTATCACAACTACATTTTAAACCAGAAAAGATGGAAAATGTAATAGATACAAACTGAGCCAAACATTCTGTTATTGTGAGACTGCTAATGCAACAAATAAACGAACATGTGCACTAAAAACCAAGCACATCAAAACGGAGATTACTCAAGTGTTCCACCTCCATCGAGGCATGCATTTATGATGCTGCAACACGTCCCAAGttttttattatatatttacatttttgcgGACTCACTCCAATTGCCAGTTGATTTCCGATGGGAATGCACCAGACCACgaatctcgtttgcggtatATAAAAATTTCCACTCCCATCTCAGTTTCTtgaaggagagcaaatcaaCACCTCAGGCTAGGTTGCTCCTCCTGATATCATCGGGCTCCAAGCGGTCGTTCTCCTTCTCCTCCCTCCGGGACGAGGGGTTGTTCCTGGTGACGTAGTCGACGATGCCGACGGGGGCGAACTTGCCGCTGCGGACGGAGTTGACGCCGGTGAAGGCGACGTCGGAGGCGGCGACGCCGGCGACGGCCCCGGTGAGGCCCCCGAGGAGGCCCCCGACGACGCCGGCCGTGGCCGAGGTGGCCCGCCGCAGGATCACCGCCCCGCGCTCACGGTCCCCGGCCAGGAGGTGGAGCCCGCCCCGCAAGTGGCCCACGCCAGGGGTGTTGTCCGCCACCGGCTCCACGAACTCGTGCAGGAAGCGACGCTGGGTCTCGCGAGCCCCCTCGCGGTCACCGGACACGATTTGTACGGCGGATTTGACCTGGAAGTACATATTACTCGATATGAAAAAGTAATCAACATTTTGCGTTGAAAtgggaagaagagaaaagaaccAGACCATTCAGAGAACCAGAGAAGCAGACCAtggtgcatgacattatgagaaaacaactcatttggtatggtcatgtccagagaatggcaggagacaggttgccgaagaaggtccttgacttggttcctcctgggagaagacgcagagggcgcccaatgaaaggttggagggaggggattgaagcggaaatgttaaaaagctcaatgccccaagatttgtggtttgaaagagagcagtggagattaggagtcgtagagcgcgagggagtgctgtaaagcgacttatatatatatgtatgtatgtatgtatgtatgtatgtatgtatgtatgtatgtatgtatgtatgtatgtatgtatgtatgtagaaaCAGTAATCAAGATTTTGCGTTAATATGGGAAGTGGAACTCGATATGACTCGATGGACGCCGTATTTTGTGTCAggacgacatgcgatatatcgcgctgattggttccattttttcagtcactcactggaaaaaaaaaacacattggatttagagtccagactcttgaaaacattgacaagaaaaaggactcttgattcaatcagatttaagcttaaatcaaaaggaaatccgctcaaattaagaggcatggttcttgatttaagcttaaatccgattgaatcaagggtattttttcttctcgatgtttttaagagtctgggctctagatccaatgtgttttattttccagtgctcgtcatttttctcgaattttgagatggcaattctgttgtcaggagactaaaccaattgaatcgggacgtgcgaaatccgctaatgtccatttttccagtcttcagtttttttgagttgataatacttttaaagagttgatacaaccataaaagtgatgaaaagacTCATTCTAGGATAAAGTAACCAGGAGACGAGTATTAACACCACTTTTGTGGTTGCATCCAACTCcgaaaaagtattatcaactcaaaaaactgaagactgggAAAATGGACATTAGTGGTTTTTGGACGTTCCGattcaattttgacaaacaaattcaacgtactaaaggcgtggtttattagaggaaaattatcgcattcgatactggtatcgaaacagcactcgaatgcgatcgtatttctctgaaaaaaccacgcttttattacgtttaaattgtttgtcaaaattggtaagagaattctttagtctctttacaacagaattgcaatcgcaaaatttgagaaaaatgacgagtagctgaaaaaatggtacaaatcgatgcgattataccgcatgtcgttttgacacaaaatatggcattcATCGAATCAACTTAAAGGAAACAAAAGCGCCCGCACCAGTACTATTCGGTACTTTGAGACTATACCGTGTTGTGTGACGTTTCAATCTTTCAGtagcattaaaattcaatgtgaGAAAAAACCGTTTGCATGCGGTCAATGTTGTATGATTCTTTCTCTAACACTCCAAATATCggcaccttccggccaaaataggtatatcacaagcgccatacgatGTTTAAAAC comes from the Bemisia tabaci chromosome 7, PGI_BMITA_v3 genome and includes:
- the LOC140224978 gene encoding uncharacterized protein; amino-acid sequence: MRCFLVAMTLVAASLPSISADFWDSVPVVSQVKSAVQAVSGDMEGARETQENFINQAPVISQVKSAVQIVSGDREGARETQRRFLHEFVEPVADNTPGVGHLRGGLHLLAGDRERGAVILRRATSATAGVVGGLLGGLTGAVAGVAASDVAFTGVNSVRSGKFAPVGIVDYVTRNNPSSRREEKENDRLEPDDIRRSNLA